One genomic region from bacterium encodes:
- the spoVG gene encoding septation regulator SpoVG: MEITEVRVFPVNEEKLKAYATVTFDDCFVVRDLKVIHGNTGLFVAMPSKKRKDGTFKDIAHPLNNEFRSKIEKVVLDCYEKEKDLAHPHPPREEGPKVESKTPDQIKPEDYAAPDD; this comes from the coding sequence ATGGAAATCACCGAAGTCCGTGTTTTTCCCGTCAACGAAGAGAAGTTGAAAGCCTATGCCACGGTCACATTCGACGACTGCTTCGTCGTCCGGGACTTGAAAGTGATTCATGGCAACACCGGCCTCTTCGTGGCCATGCCCTCAAAAAAGCGCAAAGACGGCACTTTCAAGGACATCGCCCATCCCCTGAACAACGAGTTCCGGTCCAAGATCGAAAAGGTGGTCCTGGACTGCTACGAGAAGGAAAAAGACCTGGCTCATCCCCATCCTCCCCGCGAAGAGGGCCCCAAGGTCGAGTCCAAGACCCCCGACCAAATCAAGCCCGAGGACTACGCCGCTCCGGATGATTGA
- a CDS encoding ribose-phosphate pyrophosphokinase, whose protein sequence is MPDDIMIFAGNANRPLAQEIGAYLGTHLGKAQVKRFSDAEVWVEIDENVRGKDVYIIQPTSRPANEHLMELLIMIDALKRASAERITAVIPYYGYARQDRKVQPRTPISSKLVADLITAAGAHRVLAVDLHAGQIQGFFNIPFDHLYATPILLEYIKENLMNDLVIVSPDAGGTERARAYAKRVEAGLAMIDKRRSGPNVSEVMNVIGEVEGKTAIIVDDMVDTAGTLTQAAKALADNGAKRIFALATHGVLSGPALERIKNSVLSGLVVTNTIHQPEEVLQHPKIKVLSMAGLLGEAIRRINHSDSVSSLFV, encoded by the coding sequence ATGCCCGACGACATCATGATTTTTGCCGGCAACGCCAACCGTCCCCTGGCTCAGGAGATCGGGGCTTACTTGGGCACCCACTTGGGCAAGGCCCAGGTGAAGCGGTTCTCCGATGCCGAAGTTTGGGTCGAGATCGACGAGAACGTCCGCGGCAAGGACGTCTACATCATCCAGCCGACCTCGCGGCCGGCCAACGAGCACCTCATGGAGCTGCTCATCATGATCGACGCCCTCAAGCGGGCCTCGGCCGAGCGGATCACCGCGGTCATTCCCTATTACGGGTACGCCCGCCAGGACCGCAAGGTTCAGCCGCGGACTCCGATCAGCTCCAAGCTGGTGGCCGATCTGATCACCGCCGCCGGCGCCCATCGGGTCCTGGCCGTCGACCTCCATGCCGGCCAGATTCAAGGGTTCTTCAACATTCCCTTCGACCACCTTTACGCCACGCCGATCTTGCTCGAGTACATCAAGGAAAACTTGATGAACGACTTGGTCATCGTCTCGCCCGACGCCGGCGGAACCGAGCGGGCCCGGGCCTACGCCAAGCGGGTCGAGGCCGGCCTGGCCATGATCGACAAGCGCCGCAGCGGCCCCAATGTCTCGGAAGTGATGAACGTCATCGGCGAGGTCGAGGGCAAGACCGCGATCATCGTCGACGACATGGTCGACACCGCCGGCACCCTGACCCAAGCCGCCAAGGCCTTGGCCGATAACGGCGCCAAGCGCATCTTCGCGCTGGCGACCCACGGCGTGCTCTCGGGCCCGGCGCTGGAGCGAATCAAAAATTCGGTCTTGTCGGGGCTGGTCGTGACCAATACCATTCACCAACCCGAAGAAGTTTTGCAGCACCCCAAGATCAAGGTGCTCTCGATGGCCGGCCTGCTCGGCGAAGCCATCCGCCGCATCAACCACAGCGATTCGGTGTCGTCCCTGTTCGTTTAG